In a genomic window of Candidatus Competibacteraceae bacterium:
- a CDS encoding ATP-binding cassette domain-containing protein — protein sequence MKAADPHILILQEVRISLQNRLLFAPLNLTIHSGEVITVMGPSGCGKSTLLNYLCGTLPPAFRAEGSVRLSGRELVNLPLEQRRVGILFQDALLFPHLSVAENLAFGLKSGHSRQTRRFRVETALRDAGLEDLGDRDPATLSSGQRARAALMRTLLAEPAALLLDEPFSKLDAELRARMRTFVFEHARQRRLPTLLVTHDPADADAAGGPLVMLDQAPSTNGANQAAADPESPASVPRLAPRAPRPP from the coding sequence ATGAAGGCCGCCGACCCTCATATTTTAATCTTGCAGGAAGTCCGCATCAGCCTGCAAAACCGCCTTTTGTTCGCGCCCTTGAACCTGACGATCCACTCCGGCGAGGTGATCACGGTAATGGGGCCGAGCGGTTGCGGCAAATCCACCTTGCTCAACTACCTTTGCGGCACCCTGCCGCCCGCGTTTCGCGCTGAAGGCTCCGTGCGACTCAGCGGGCGCGAGTTGGTGAATCTACCGCTGGAACAACGGCGGGTCGGCATTCTGTTTCAGGACGCGCTGCTGTTTCCTCATCTGAGCGTCGCCGAGAATTTGGCGTTTGGCCTAAAAAGCGGACATTCCCGCCAGACCCGGCGTTTCCGGGTGGAAACCGCCTTGCGGGATGCGGGTTTGGAAGACTTGGGCGACCGAGATCCGGCAACCTTATCCAGCGGCCAACGCGCCCGCGCCGCGCTGATGCGCACCTTGTTGGCGGAGCCGGCTGCCCTGTTGCTGGACGAACCGTTTTCCAAGCTGGACGCCGAACTGCGGGCGCGGATGCGGACGTTCGTGTTCGAGCACGCCCGCCAGCGGCGCTTGCCTACCTTGCTGGTCACCCACGATCCCGCCGACGCCGACGCCGCTGGCGGACCGCTGGTCATGCTGGATCAAGCGCCGTCGACTAATGGCGCGAACCAGGCGGCGGCAGACCCCGAAAGTCCGGCAAGCGTTCCACGTCTCGCTCCGCGCGCCCCGCGCCCCCCATGA
- a CDS encoding argininosuccinate synthase, translated as MSAVKKVVLAYSGGLDTSVILKWLQDVYQCEIVTFTADLGQGEELEPARHKAQLAGIKPENIFIEDLREEFVRDFVFPMFRANAIYEGEYLLGTSIARPLIAKRQIEIAVQTGADAVSHGATGKGNDQVRFELGAYALKPDIKIIAPWREWDLLSREKLLAYAEKHGIPVEMKRGTKSPYSMDANLLHISYEGGVMEDPWSEPDEAMWRWSVSPEKAPDQPRVIELGYRNGDIVAIDGEALTPAAVLTRLNKLGGEHGIGRADIVENRYVGMKSRGCYETPGGTIMLKAHRAMESLTLDREVAHLKDDLMPRYAALVYNGYWWSPERKMLQTLIDASQAPVNGTVRVKLYKGNVIIAGRKSDDSLFDMNIATFEDDAGAYDQKDAGGFIKLNALRMRIAALKGRR; from the coding sequence ATGTCTGCTGTGAAAAAAGTCGTGCTGGCCTATTCGGGCGGCCTGGATACCTCGGTCATCCTGAAGTGGTTGCAAGACGTCTATCAGTGCGAGATCGTGACCTTTACCGCCGATCTGGGGCAGGGTGAGGAGCTGGAACCGGCCCGGCATAAGGCGCAACTGGCCGGGATCAAGCCGGAAAATATCTTCATCGAGGATCTGCGCGAGGAGTTCGTGCGCGATTTCGTCTTCCCCATGTTTCGAGCCAACGCCATTTACGAAGGCGAATACCTGCTCGGCACCTCCATCGCCCGGCCGTTGATCGCCAAGCGCCAGATCGAAATTGCAGTGCAGACCGGGGCGGATGCCGTCTCGCACGGCGCCACCGGCAAGGGCAACGATCAGGTGCGGTTCGAGCTGGGGGCCTACGCCCTCAAGCCGGACATCAAAATCATCGCGCCGTGGCGGGAGTGGGATTTACTGTCGCGTGAGAAATTGCTGGCTTATGCGGAAAAGCACGGTATTCCGGTGGAGATGAAGCGCGGCACGAAATCGCCGTATTCGATGGACGCCAATCTGCTGCATATTTCCTACGAAGGCGGGGTAATGGAAGATCCGTGGAGCGAGCCGGACGAGGCGATGTGGCGCTGGTCGGTGTCGCCGGAAAAAGCGCCGGATCAGCCGCGCGTCATCGAACTGGGTTATCGCAACGGCGATATCGTGGCCATCGACGGCGAGGCGTTGACGCCAGCCGCCGTGCTGACCCGACTGAATAAACTGGGCGGCGAGCACGGTATCGGCCGGGCCGACATCGTGGAAAATCGCTACGTCGGCATGAAATCGCGCGGCTGCTACGAAACGCCCGGCGGCACCATCATGCTCAAAGCGCACCGGGCGATGGAGTCGCTGACGCTGGATCGCGAGGTCGCTCATCTCAAGGACGATCTGATGCCGCGTTACGCCGCGCTGGTTTATAACGGCTACTGGTGGAGTCCCGAACGCAAGATGCTGCAAACCTTGATCGATGCCTCGCAAGCCCCGGTGAACGGCACGGTGCGGGTCAAGCTGTACAAGGGCAACGTCATCATCGCCGGGCGCAAGTCTGACGACAGCCTGTTCGATATGAACATCGCCACCTTCGAGGATGACGCCGGCGCTTACGATCAGAAAGACGCCGGTGGGTTCATCAAACTCAACGCCTTGCGGATGCGGATTGCGGCGCTGAAAGGACGACGCTGA
- a CDS encoding carboxymuconolactone decarboxylase family protein, with the protein MQELARTRQWAHQTLVDKHSKVYEAFLAMESATYADGVLPKKIKELIAIGISVRINCESCMQWHIEQAAKAGASYEEVLEAVEVGIEMGGGPATVSARFALQVMEAVFGARSQAK; encoded by the coding sequence ATGCAAGAACTGGCGCGGACGCGGCAATGGGCGCATCAGACGCTGGTCGATAAGCACTCCAAGGTTTATGAAGCCTTTTTGGCGATGGAAAGCGCGACCTACGCGGACGGCGTGCTGCCGAAAAAGATCAAGGAACTGATCGCGATAGGAATTTCGGTGCGGATCAACTGCGAATCCTGTATGCAATGGCATATCGAGCAAGCCGCCAAAGCGGGTGCGAGCTATGAGGAAGTGCTGGAAGCGGTGGAAGTCGGTATCGAAATGGGTGGCGGTCCCGCCACGGTTTCGGCGCGTTTCGCATTACAGGTAATGGAGGCGGTTTTCGGCGCGCGCTCCCAAGCAAAATGA
- the pyrC gene encoding dihydroorotase translates to MNTLRFTRPDDWHLHVRDGAALRAVVPHSARQFARAIIMPNLRPPVTTAEQALSYRSRILEAVPPAAAFQPLMTLYLTDATPPAEIARAKATGHIVACKLYPAGATTHSDAGVTDLRGIYPVLDAMQTQGLPLLIHGEVTDPTVDLFDREAVFIERVLDPLTRDFPVLKIVLEHITTQDAADYVREAPATVAATLTAHHLLYNRNTIFQGGIRPHYYCLPVLKRERHRQALLEAATSGNPKYFLGTDSAPHPRQGKETACGCAGCYTAHAALELYAEAFDSVGALERLEAFASFHGPDFYGLPRNTGTITLCRQATLVPERLPFGADELVPLRAGETLAWRIAPAATDQPCSSQFQHVSITQE, encoded by the coding sequence ATGAACACTCTCCGTTTTACCCGTCCTGATGACTGGCACTTGCATGTGCGCGATGGCGCGGCCCTGCGCGCGGTGGTGCCGCACAGCGCCCGTCAGTTCGCCCGCGCCATCATCATGCCCAACCTGCGCCCGCCGGTGACGACCGCCGAACAGGCCTTGAGCTACCGGTCGCGAATTTTGGAAGCCGTGCCGCCCGCGGCGGCTTTCCAACCGCTGATGACCCTCTATTTGACCGACGCCACCCCACCCGCCGAGATCGCCCGCGCCAAGGCGACCGGCCATATCGTCGCCTGCAAGCTTTATCCCGCCGGCGCAACGACGCATTCCGATGCGGGCGTGACCGACCTTCGCGGAATTTACCCGGTGTTGGACGCGATGCAGACCCAAGGATTGCCGTTATTGATTCACGGCGAGGTCACCGACCCGACGGTCGATCTGTTCGACCGTGAGGCGGTGTTCATCGAACGGGTTTTGGACCCGCTCACGCGGGATTTTCCCGTCTTGAAGATCGTGCTGGAGCACATCACGACCCAGGATGCGGCGGATTACGTGCGAGAAGCGCCGGCCACGGTTGCCGCCACCCTCACCGCTCATCACCTGCTCTACAACCGCAACACGATTTTTCAGGGCGGCATCCGGCCTCATTACTACTGCCTGCCGGTCCTCAAGCGCGAGCGGCACCGTCAGGCGCTGCTCGAAGCCGCCACCAGCGGCAACCCCAAATATTTTCTCGGCACCGACAGCGCACCCCATCCGCGTCAAGGCAAGGAAACCGCTTGCGGCTGCGCCGGCTGCTACACCGCTCACGCCGCGCTGGAGCTGTACGCCGAGGCGTTCGATTCGGTCGGCGCATTGGAGCGGCTGGAAGCCTTTGCCAGCTTTCATGGCCCCGATTTTTACGGCCTACCGCGCAATACTGGCACGATCACCCTGTGCCGTCAGGCGACCTTGGTGCCCGAACGGTTGCCGTTCGGCGCGGATGAATTGGTTCCACTGCGGGCCGGGGAAACACTGGCCTGGCGCATCGCGCCGGCAGCGACAGACCAACCCTGCTCATCCCAATTCCAACACGTCTCCATTACCCAGGAATAA
- a CDS encoding ABC transporter permease subunit has translation MKGEPWGGVSLARAPALTLFLLLVPIGAGLIGTLLPAVGWLPVVGAAEFSLQPWRALLAQPGLWHSLGLTLWTGFATTSLSLLLALALLATCYHTAWLHRIRRWLAPLLAIPPAALAFGLAFLIAPSGWLARWLAPWATGWERPPDFAGFGPQDRWGLSLILALTLKETPYLLFMGLAGLAQLPVDSWSAVARSLGYGPVMVFLKVILPSLYPLLRLPVFAALAFALTVVDVALIIGPSTPPTLAVQALRWFNDPVLTWRLPAAAAAILLTLLTLVSLATWEGALRRLARYSRPWLVGGARGGTGATSRQTALGGGGLALGLAASSVLVMVLWSFARRWTFPLAWPEQWTLENWSGQFDNLLAMTWHTLIIGVAATGLALVLSVACLEHEGHRRPTFSGRSLWLLYLPLLVPQVGFLFGIQVLLAWSGLDGGWPALVWTHLLFVLPYVFLSLADPWRAFDPRYEQTALALGASHARSFWRIKLPMLRGPVAVAAAVGFSVSVAQYLPTLLAGAGRYATVTTEAVTLASGGNRRIIGVFAAVQTALPLLGFALALWLARRREP, from the coding sequence GTGAAGGGTGAGCCTTGGGGTGGAGTCTCGCTCGCCCGCGCGCCGGCGCTGACGCTGTTTTTACTACTGGTTCCTATCGGAGCCGGTTTGATCGGCACCCTGCTGCCAGCAGTCGGCTGGTTGCCGGTAGTGGGCGCCGCTGAGTTTTCCCTGCAACCCTGGCGCGCTCTGTTGGCGCAACCGGGTTTGTGGCATTCGCTGGGACTGACGCTGTGGACCGGCTTCGCCACCACCTCGCTGTCGCTGCTGCTGGCGTTGGCGCTGTTGGCGACGTGCTATCACACGGCCTGGCTGCACCGCATCCGCCGTTGGTTGGCCCCGTTGCTGGCGATCCCCCCCGCGGCGCTGGCTTTCGGACTGGCGTTCCTGATCGCCCCCAGCGGCTGGCTGGCGCGCTGGCTGGCGCCGTGGGCAACCGGCTGGGAGCGACCGCCCGATTTTGCCGGTTTCGGACCGCAAGACCGTTGGGGGTTGAGCCTGATTCTGGCGCTGACTCTCAAGGAAACGCCTTATCTACTCTTCATGGGGCTGGCCGGTCTGGCCCAATTACCGGTCGACTCCTGGTCGGCCGTGGCGCGCTCGCTCGGTTACGGCCCGGTGATGGTTTTCTTGAAGGTGATCCTGCCCTCGCTCTATCCGCTGCTGCGCTTGCCGGTGTTTGCCGCGCTGGCTTTCGCGCTGACCGTGGTCGATGTGGCGCTGATCATCGGACCCAGCACGCCGCCGACCCTGGCGGTGCAGGCGCTGCGCTGGTTCAACGACCCGGTGTTGACCTGGCGCCTGCCCGCGGCGGCGGCGGCCATTCTGCTGACGTTGCTGACGCTGGTTTCGCTGGCGACGTGGGAAGGCGCGCTCCGCAGGCTAGCACGCTACAGCCGGCCCTGGCTGGTCGGTGGCGCGCGCGGCGGCACGGGCGCTACCTCCCGCCAGACGGCGCTCGGCGGCGGCGGGCTGGCGTTGGGGCTGGCGGCTTCCAGCGTGCTGGTCATGGTGCTGTGGTCGTTCGCCCGTCGCTGGACGTTTCCGCTGGCTTGGCCCGAACAGTGGACCTTGGAAAATTGGAGCGGTCAGTTCGACAATCTGCTGGCCATGACGTGGCATACTTTGATTATCGGCGTGGCGGCGACCGGGCTGGCGCTGGTGTTGTCGGTCGCTTGCCTGGAGCATGAAGGCCACCGTCGTCCGACCTTCTCGGGCCGAAGTTTATGGTTGCTGTATCTGCCCCTGCTGGTCCCGCAAGTCGGTTTTTTGTTCGGCATTCAGGTGCTGCTGGCTTGGAGCGGCCTGGACGGCGGCTGGCCGGCGCTGGTCTGGACCCATCTGCTGTTCGTGCTGCCCTATGTGTTCCTGTCGCTGGCCGATCCCTGGCGGGCGTTCGATCCCCGTTACGAACAGACCGCGCTGGCGTTGGGAGCCAGTCACGCCCGAAGCTTCTGGCGGATCAAATTGCCGATGTTGCGCGGCCCGGTCGCGGTGGCGGCGGCGGTGGGCTTTTCGGTCAGCGTCGCGCAATATCTGCCGACGCTGTTAGCCGGCGCGGGTCGGTACGCGACCGTCACCACGGAGGCGGTCACCTTGGCGAGCGGCGGCAACCGGCGGATCATCGGCGTGTTCGCGGCGGTGCAGACGGCGCTGCCGCTGCTCGGCTTCGCCCTGGCGCTGTGGCTGGCGCGGCGGCGGGAGCCCTGA
- the mraZ gene encoding division/cell wall cluster transcriptional repressor MraZ has protein sequence MANFLGEFECKLDSKLRIALPVALRKQLPVEAEGRLVVNRGFEQHLVLYPFTEWRRVTAELDRLNPFVKKNRDFARYFHRGATELELDASGRLLLPRRLLDYAGIRDAVILLAYAQRIECWDPTLYENLLSDEPADFARLAEEIMGGAGRAERDVERLPDFRGLPPPGSRH, from the coding sequence ATGGCGAACTTTCTCGGCGAATTTGAATGCAAGCTCGATTCCAAGCTGCGAATCGCGCTGCCGGTCGCCTTGAGAAAACAGCTTCCGGTCGAAGCCGAGGGCCGCTTGGTGGTCAACCGGGGTTTCGAGCAGCATCTGGTGCTGTATCCCTTTACCGAGTGGCGGCGCGTCACCGCCGAACTCGACCGCTTGAATCCGTTCGTCAAGAAAAATCGCGACTTCGCGCGCTATTTTCACCGGGGCGCCACCGAACTGGAACTGGACGCCAGCGGCCGGTTGCTGTTGCCGCGCCGGCTGTTGGATTACGCCGGCATTCGCGATGCGGTGATCCTGCTGGCTTACGCCCAGCGCATCGAATGCTGGGATCCGACGCTGTACGAGAACTTGCTGTCCGACGAACCGGCCGACTTCGCCCGGCTGGCGGAGGAAATCATGGGGGGCGCGGGGCGCGCGGAGCGAGACGTGGAACGCTTGCCGGACTTTCGGGGTCTGCCGCCGCCTGGTTCGCGCCATTAG
- a CDS encoding MBL fold metallo-hydrolase, whose protein sequence is MTTARKLDIGVLKRLTIRCISETGWFDTDTVFGDIREAGGAETDQYAIPWPPFGALHADNAAGFSALLEAEQIDGSVRRLLFDTGWNPAWMDRRFAEEGIDRLLREGEIEALIISHEHFDHFWGVGSTLKHCPGITIYVPEGFHPAGFDLIRQQGHTGSVVTVAADRPQILFRGLALVSFPMNTLLKVGGENVLYAHLHERGMAMVTGCGHGGVLNLLDYARQAFVGGERIHALYGGLHIAPLDDWDEARDRIINGLRSYHIDKLACNHCTGRTAVEKMLEIGLPVQRGTARNGSQTNLFLGNGDVLELG, encoded by the coding sequence ATGACAACCGCTCGCAAACTCGATATAGGCGTCTTGAAACGGTTGACGATCCGCTGCATTTCCGAAACGGGTTGGTTCGATACCGATACCGTATTTGGCGACATTCGTGAGGCCGGTGGCGCTGAAACCGATCAGTACGCCATCCCCTGGCCACCGTTTGGCGCGCTGCACGCGGATAACGCCGCTGGCTTCTCGGCCTTGCTGGAGGCGGAACAGATCGATGGGAGCGTGCGCCGTCTGCTGTTCGACACCGGCTGGAATCCGGCCTGGATGGACCGGCGTTTCGCTGAGGAAGGCATCGACCGGCTATTGCGGGAAGGCGAGATCGAAGCGCTCATCATCAGTCACGAGCATTTCGATCACTTTTGGGGGGTCGGATCGACGCTCAAGCACTGCCCCGGAATCACCATTTACGTCCCCGAAGGGTTTCATCCGGCGGGCTTCGATTTGATCCGCCAGCAGGGTCATACCGGATCGGTCGTCACCGTGGCCGCCGACCGACCCCAGATTCTGTTTCGCGGCCTGGCGCTGGTCAGTTTTCCGATGAACACGCTGCTGAAGGTCGGGGGCGAAAATGTCCTGTACGCCCATCTTCACGAGCGCGGCATGGCGATGGTGACCGGCTGCGGTCATGGTGGCGTCCTCAATTTATTGGACTACGCCCGTCAGGCGTTCGTCGGCGGCGAGCGCATTCACGCGCTTTACGGCGGGCTGCACATCGCGCCGCTGGATGATTGGGATGAAGCCCGCGATCGCATCATCAACGGCCTGCGCAGCTACCACATCGACAAACTGGCTTGCAATCATTGCACCGGGCGCACGGCGGTCGAGAAAATGTTGGAAATCGGCCTACCGGTGCAGCGAGGTACCGCCCGTAACGGCTCTCAAACGAATTTATTCCTGGGTAATGGAGACGTGTTGGAATTGGGATGA
- the gloA gene encoding lactoylglutathione lyase, whose translation MRILHTMLRTGDLDRSIKFYTEILGMKLLRQKDYPDGKFTLAFLGYGAESEHSVIELTYNWGVDRYEMGTAYGHIALEVDDVYRATEEVKNRGGKILREAGPMNAGTTIISFIEDPDGYPIELIGRK comes from the coding sequence ATGCGTATTCTGCACACCATGCTGAGAACGGGCGATCTCGACCGTTCGATCAAGTTTTATACCGAAATCCTGGGTATGAAGTTGCTGCGCCAGAAAGATTATCCCGATGGCAAATTCACCCTGGCCTTTCTGGGTTACGGCGCGGAATCGGAACACAGCGTCATCGAACTCACCTACAATTGGGGCGTGGATCGCTACGAGATGGGCACCGCTTACGGCCATATCGCCCTTGAAGTCGATGATGTTTACCGCGCGACCGAGGAAGTGAAGAATCGCGGTGGTAAAATTCTGCGCGAGGCTGGGCCGATGAATGCGGGCACCACCATCATTTCCTTCATCGAAGATCCTGACGGTTATCCCATCGAGCTGATCGGCAGAAAATAA
- a CDS encoding ABC transporter substrate-binding protein encodes MALLLAAFITAGAIGAAEPSWEDIEKTARGQAVYWNGWGGDEKINAYIAWVGDQVKDRYGIVLHHVKVADIAETVSRILAEKYAGRHEKGTVDLLWINGENFHTMKDNGLLFGPFSERLPNYPSVDTVTIPSTKLDFTEPVDGMEAPWGKAQIVFIYDPTQLTHPPKSASELMAYAKAHPGRFTYPEPPDTLGSTFLKQILIELTDQQEALQKPVSETSFGPVTVPLWGWLDEIRPHLWRQGHTFPQSAPALRQLLADSEIDLAFSLNPNDASAEIEKGNLRNTVRTYVLAGGTIGNTHFVAIPYNSSAKEGAQVVANFLLSPEAQARKLDPTVWGDPTVLGLEKLTAADRERFTRLKRGVATLSPGELGTPLPEPHPSWMERLEAAWRARYSR; translated from the coding sequence ATGGCCTTGCTGCTGGCTGCGTTCATCACGGCTGGAGCGATCGGCGCCGCCGAACCGTCTTGGGAAGACATCGAGAAAACAGCGCGAGGTCAAGCCGTGTATTGGAACGGCTGGGGCGGCGATGAAAAAATCAACGCCTACATCGCCTGGGTCGGCGACCAGGTCAAGGACCGCTATGGCATCGTGCTCCATCATGTGAAGGTGGCCGATATCGCCGAAACCGTATCGCGGATTCTGGCGGAAAAATACGCCGGCCGCCACGAAAAGGGCACGGTGGATCTGCTGTGGATCAACGGCGAAAATTTTCACACCATGAAGGATAACGGTTTATTGTTCGGGCCTTTCTCCGAGCGGCTGCCCAACTACCCCTCGGTCGATACCGTCACCATCCCAAGCACCAAGCTGGATTTCACCGAGCCGGTCGACGGCATGGAAGCCCCGTGGGGCAAGGCCCAGATCGTTTTCATTTACGATCCGACGCAATTAACCCATCCGCCGAAGTCGGCTTCCGAACTGATGGCTTACGCCAAGGCGCATCCCGGCCGGTTCACCTATCCAGAACCGCCGGATACGCTCGGCTCGACCTTTCTCAAACAGATCCTCATCGAACTGACCGACCAGCAAGAAGCCTTGCAAAAACCGGTGAGCGAAACCAGTTTCGGGCCGGTGACCGTGCCGTTGTGGGGGTGGCTGGACGAAATCCGCCCGCACCTCTGGCGGCAAGGTCACACCTTCCCCCAAAGCGCGCCGGCGCTGCGCCAACTGCTGGCGGATAGCGAAATCGATCTCGCGTTCAGTCTCAACCCCAACGACGCTTCGGCGGAAATCGAAAAAGGCAACCTGCGGAACACGGTGCGCACCTACGTATTGGCCGGCGGCACCATCGGCAACACTCATTTCGTTGCCATTCCTTACAATTCCAGCGCCAAGGAGGGCGCCCAGGTCGTCGCCAATTTCCTGCTGTCACCCGAAGCGCAAGCCCGCAAACTGGACCCCACCGTTTGGGGCGATCCGACCGTGCTGGGCCTCGAAAAGCTGACGGCCGCCGACCGCGAGCGATTTACCCGGTTGAAGCGAGGCGTCGCCACGCTGAGCCCTGGCGAACTGGGCACGCCGTTGCCCGAACCGCACCCGAGTTGGATGGAGCGACTGGAAGCCGCATGGCGCGCCCGCTACAGCCGCTAG